In Salvelinus fontinalis isolate EN_2023a chromosome 37, ASM2944872v1, whole genome shotgun sequence, the genomic stretch taagactGTAAAAGTGTGACTTTTCGATCAGTGTTATTTTcttgatagttgctggttgaaaataaatAACATCTACATGGGACTTTCTAATTAGCCCGTTTGATTGGGCGGAAATTCTCGGCTTGCGTACGGACATCAACCAGGCGggaaattggttaatagaccaatagtaaagagttccaaacctctctgccaataactgcTCATTTTTTTGTTTGGCTtttcccactcagaccactccctgaaagtcctagctaaattctctCTGGAGAAAATAATGTTTTTGCCCATTTTTAATGGAAAACTAGTACAAATATTGATACCTAGAAATGGTTTTATATTgatataaaaatggctgcattgggctTTAAGACAATTGTTGTGCAGACTGAAAAGGGGAAAAATTAACACAGCCCTAAGCCAGGAAGAGTATAAAAGGGATCAGACGGTGACTGTGTAATATCTTGCTTGTTTTTTAACATGCTCTGTCTGTAATCCATTATGAAGGGAGACTTCACCAGAACGGGGGAGAGAAAACTGGCCGGGGTGATGAAAGATGGCGTGAACTCAGCCAACCGTTACTATCTGAACCGCTTCAGGGACGCATACAGACAAGCAGTCATTGGTAAGGAAATACCTGTAATAGTTTACTTAAAGCCTGCGGTTATAATGCGTTGGGATTCGTTCGAAGACATGAATATGTATGAGCCCCTTAGGTCTTTTTATCATCTCATAATGATCCTGACTAAATATCAATAGCCAGTTAAatcagtaaaaaatataaaacatggaCAGACATAACATATTATGATCCTTATTATAAGACATTATAGGTTCATATATGATTATAACAAGTTAAAATGCATTATACCGGCAGGCTGTAAGTACAGTAAAGTGTTATCAAAATGGATTCCACCCTCGGTCTCAAAACAATGACTCAGTCCTAATCAGTTTAGTCCGAAGTGTGACTCAACCGTCCTCGTTcttcaacctcctctctctctctccagatctgATGATGGGGCATCCCGTGACGGAGGACCTATACTCCATCTTCAGTAAGGAGAAGGAGCAtgaggagaaggagcaggagagccaGAGAGTAACCCAGGAGCAGGTCAGCCTCCTGCTGCAGACCTACATGCAGCTGCTGCTGCCCGACGATGAGAAGTTCCATGGGGGCTGGGCCCTTATCGACTGTGACATGAGGTTAGTGCTGGAACCATCTACAAATCAAAACTCTAACCTTTAACACTGAAATCCTTTCGAAGAGTTTGCTCTCATAGTTTGTTCTCCCAACACTTTGTTAGCTAGCTCAATTCAGTTCAACTTTATTTATCCCCTCAGAGGTAATTAAGACACCCTTGAAAGTGTTTATTCCTCAATAAATTGTTAATGTGGAAAGCAAATGTTTCTCCTCATCAGCCTTATAGATGCAACCAGCAAGGATGTGGATGTTCTCCTGCTGTTATCCAACAGTGCATATTACGTTGCCTAGTAAGTGCCTGGATTTATTACAGAACAGTAGTAAAGAGTCAATTACATGTATTTTAGCTGtataatataattctatataaTTCTATTCTATATAATCTATATAATTCTGTTTATTTGCTTTTGTTTTTACAGTTATGATGAGGAAGCTGACAAAGTCAATCAGTACCAACGCCTCAACTTAGAGGGTTTGGAAAAGATTGAAATAGGTGAATGTTTCTAGAGGAATATAACTCCACCAAGTGAAAATTCCAAAATGTAGACCGGGACCGAGTCCTTCACAGCTTCATGATTTATTTTACACTGTAAAGCTACTAAGCACACGCTATAGACATGGTTTTCATTATTGTACACAAATTCTGAATGATGCAACTACTTTTTTTAAaattttaaatgtttaattttttACCACAAACATCTTAGTTACTCATGAATAAATCTCACAACATGTCCCATGTGTTCTTTTGTAGGCCCAGAACCCACTCTGTTCGGGAAGCCCAAATTCTGCTGTATGCGTCTACACTATAATAATGGGGAGACAAGTGGTTATTTTCACACACTAAGGGCCCTCACAAGGAATCCTGAGGACGATGGTAAAGGTATGGGAAGCTGACTTATTTCGTAAAACTTTCAGCATAAAACTAGTCGACCGTGAATAAAACCTGGTAGATTGGAAGCACACTGCCCGTATATCTCAAAAATAACCTGAAATCCTTGTCCTGACAGCctttgaaataaaaataaatcattcCCACAGACACGTTGCAGTGCATAGCAGAGATGCTTCGCCTAACTAAGCAAGCCATGGGACTTGACCTGCAGGTGGTTGAAAAGAAACTGGAGAGGTGAGTTGGAATACATTATCACTCTCTCTAGATCTTCAGAATATTCTTCTCTTGCAGTTCAGTATGTCTATACTATCCCTTTTACACAGGTTTTCCAAAAATAAATCTCATTGACATGGATGTGCATGATAATAGAAGCCCTGGCTAAAATACTACGACAgtatatttaacatttatttaaataaAATTATTTTTTAGCCAGGGCTTCTGTTTATCATGCATGTCAAttagattattatatatattttttaaaccattTGTTTCAGGAGACACAGTAAACCTCACGAGGACATCATGGGCATCCAGGGCAAACACCCAGACCAGGTCCTGGGCAGCTCTGGTCTGGCTCAGGGTAAGAGCTTCCTCCTCAACAAGTTCTCCTCCCTCAACCAGAGGGTGAAGAAGTCCAACGTCAACATGGGCTCCTTCAAGGGGAGGCTGGGCAACACCTTCTCCACCAAGCCGGACGTGAAGGTGAACTTTCTGAAACCCACCATGGGGGTCACCCTCTGGAAGTCTGATAGCAGCTTGGAGAAATCAGACTCGGCCAACATCGGCCCGGCTCGGAAGGACCTCTGTGACAACCACTCGGAGATGTCATCAGACTCGGACTCCTACAACTCGGACGAACAACTGCGCTCCAGCTCCTTGGAGAATGTGGACTACGTGCTGCCCAGCTGCGGCATCGTGGCGTCGGCTCCACGACTAGGCAGTCGAGGCAGCGTGGAGCTCAACATCCGGGTCACTGGCTGCGACAGTAACAGTAAGCAGGAGGCTCCGGCTCTAGCCAGTCCTGAAGACCAGTCCCCCGGGGTTACCTCGGAGGCTGAGGAGGCCATCCTGATAGACTTTGGAACTCCCATTGACGCCTATTGCCACCAATTCATCCAAGACGCGCAGACCAAACCTGTGGAGGTGTTTGGGGAGCAGGTGGTTTGTAGCCTCCCCACACAGAACCCAGAAGTTCCTCCACATGCTAAAGGCCCCCTGGCCCCAGACAAACACCCAGGTTCAGATCAGCAGGAGGAGGAGCTGCAGCTCCCTCCCAGACCGTCCCAGCTAGATGTTGCCTCCGGCCCCAATCTCCTGACCGTCCAGAAGCCCATCTCTGCAGCTTCCGGCAGCTCCCAGAGGAGCCTGGGCTCTCACATGGAGGGCAGCCTGGGCCCCTCACCCGCCGACAGCAACGGCAGTCGCGTGGTCTCCCCCTTTGCCAAGATCAAGAGCTCCATGGTGCAGGTGGCCAGCCTGACCCAAGCTGGACTCACCCAAGGCATCAACTTTGCTGTGGCAAAGGTGCAGAAGAGCCCAGAGCCAGAAATGGCCACTCTCAACGAGACCCAAGAGAACGAGCTGAAGGCAATGTTTACACAGTGCCAGACCAGGATCATACAGATCTAGCTCTTCCCCAAGTTGTAGCCTCTAAGCAGGTTTTTGTACAGTTTCAATGTGACTTCCAGTACAGTAGCATAAGCTGACTCAGCTAAGAACCCCACTCTTCAATTTCCTCTATAGTTGACATGACCATGTTTACAGccagtgttgtgtagtgtgtgtatataatacTCCAGCTCTATATGACAGCGTCCTTAATCCCGTTGCATTTCCTTTCAATAGATTTTCCATATATATTTGCATGTCGGGCTATTGGTAATAACTAAGGCAGGTAATATCCAGTGCATGTCGAGAGACGAGCTCTGAATTTATCACTTTGGTGATCCCATAT encodes the following:
- the inpp5f gene encoding phosphatidylinositide phosphatase SAC2 isoform X1 — protein: MELFQAKDHYILQSGDHALWCSRIDGTMNVRPATDLLLAWNPTCLGLVEGLVGKIQLHTDLPLGLILIRQKVLVGQMPGDHKVYKITKIAVIPLSEEEPLDLELELCKKHHFGIDKPEKLAQSPDESKFLMKTLSQIKSNVGAPTKKKYSPAFQVKENKEKERLERRLLDELYKIFMDSDSFYYSMTYDLTNTVQRQGDTEKSNLPLWNQVDDRFFWNKHMVQELIDLQVPEVDFWVTPIIQGFVQVEELVVNYNESPDEEKNSPDTPLQELTCVDDIHPRFTVALISRRSRHRAGMRYKRRGVDTDGHVANFVETEQLIHVHNHSLSFVQSRGSVPVFWSQAGYRYNPRPRLEKGEKETIPYFAAHFDEQLNLYKKQVIINLVDQSGREKIIGDAYLKQVLLYNNPNLTYVSFDFHEHCRGMKFENVQTLTDAISDIIADMRWGWVDQAGVICHQEGIFRVNCMDCLDRTNVVQASIARAVMEAQLKKLGVMPPEQPLPLKCYRIYQVMWANNGDTISRQYAGTAALKGDFTRTGERKLAGVMKDGVNSANRYYLNRFRDAYRQAVIDLMMGHPVTEDLYSIFSKEKEHEEKEQESQRVTQEQVSLLLQTYMQLLLPDDEKFHGGWALIDCDMSLIDATSKDVDVLLLLSNSAYYVAYYDEEADKVNQYQRLNLEGLEKIEIGPEPTLFGKPKFCCMRLHYNNGETSGYFHTLRALTRNPEDDGKDTLQCIAEMLRLTKQAMGLDLQVVEKKLERRHSKPHEDIMGIQGKHPDQVLGSSGLAQGKSFLLNKFSSLNQRVKKSNVNMGSFKGRLGNTFSTKPDVKVNFLKPTMGVTLWKSDSSLEKSDSANIGPARKDLCDNHSEMSSDSDSYNSDEQLRSSSLENVDYVLPSCGIVASAPRLGSRGSVELNIRVTGCDSNSKQEAPALASPEDQSPGVTSEAEEAILIDFGTPIDAYCHQFIQDAQTKPVEVFGEQVVCSLPTQNPEVPPHAKGPLAPDKHPGSDQQEEELQLPPRPSQLDVASGPNLLTVQKPISAASGSSQRSLGSHMEGSLGPSPADSNGSRVVSPFAKIKSSMVQVASLTQAGLTQGINFAVAKVQKSPEPEMATLNETQENELKAMFTQCQTRIIQI
- the inpp5f gene encoding phosphatidylinositide phosphatase SAC2 isoform X2; translation: MELFQAKDHYILQSGDHALWCSRIDGTMNVRPATDLLLAWNPTCLGLVEGLVGKIQLHTDLPLGLILIRQKVLVGQMPGDHKVYKITKIAVIPLSEEEPLDLELELCKKHHFGIDKPEKLAQSPDESKFLMKTLSQIKSNVGAPTKKKVKENKEKERLERRLLDELYKIFMDSDSFYYSMTYDLTNTVQRQGDTEKSNLPLWNQVDDRFFWNKHMVQELIDLQVPEVDFWVTPIIQGFVQVEELVVNYNESPDEEKNSPDTPLQELTCVDDIHPRFTVALISRRSRHRAGMRYKRRGVDTDGHVANFVETEQLIHVHNHSLSFVQSRGSVPVFWSQAGYRYNPRPRLEKGEKETIPYFAAHFDEQLNLYKKQVIINLVDQSGREKIIGDAYLKQVLLYNNPNLTYVSFDFHEHCRGMKFENVQTLTDAISDIIADMRWGWVDQAGVICHQEGIFRVNCMDCLDRTNVVQASIARAVMEAQLKKLGVMPPEQPLPLKCYRIYQVMWANNGDTISRQYAGTAALKGDFTRTGERKLAGVMKDGVNSANRYYLNRFRDAYRQAVIDLMMGHPVTEDLYSIFSKEKEHEEKEQESQRVTQEQVSLLLQTYMQLLLPDDEKFHGGWALIDCDMSLIDATSKDVDVLLLLSNSAYYVAYYDEEADKVNQYQRLNLEGLEKIEIGPEPTLFGKPKFCCMRLHYNNGETSGYFHTLRALTRNPEDDGKDTLQCIAEMLRLTKQAMGLDLQVVEKKLERRHSKPHEDIMGIQGKHPDQVLGSSGLAQGKSFLLNKFSSLNQRVKKSNVNMGSFKGRLGNTFSTKPDVKVNFLKPTMGVTLWKSDSSLEKSDSANIGPARKDLCDNHSEMSSDSDSYNSDEQLRSSSLENVDYVLPSCGIVASAPRLGSRGSVELNIRVTGCDSNSKQEAPALASPEDQSPGVTSEAEEAILIDFGTPIDAYCHQFIQDAQTKPVEVFGEQVVCSLPTQNPEVPPHAKGPLAPDKHPGSDQQEEELQLPPRPSQLDVASGPNLLTVQKPISAASGSSQRSLGSHMEGSLGPSPADSNGSRVVSPFAKIKSSMVQVASLTQAGLTQGINFAVAKVQKSPEPEMATLNETQENELKAMFTQCQTRIIQI